One genomic region from Nitrospinota bacterium encodes:
- a CDS encoding glycosyltransferase family 4 protein yields the protein MIANDSEGPLLPPGAKPRAVILLPEKDAYLAGIYFNLLERAGFLPRLATGEDSLDGDDLTLMGFQMAAANPKLAQSIPAHRLLIDFHFKKDYEQNPTAYPFHLLDHLTVIVHDHEAERFLLKSIRAMNCKTALFPYKSQVNACAIGPGERKIFSPAEFKGHPWLAGMEVEYISPPFPPMAPAGSFIVAPEYDPAIWPTLFWGAEGGLPAVLPANESFSSWFFYGALLFDPSSQEDFNFKTSMLSRPAPAGTKPEGVKRKIGIVAPRHGRNAPGGAETLADNLARNLRTAGHDAEIITTCTDSMIKWNNHLSEGLSNDEGLPVRRFAIDKTDQTGFHSIGHKINKREPVSWTEETEWLRLSIRSRAMEAYLKAHEADYDHLFFVPYLYGTAYWPSQIAPEKSYLIPCYHREAPAYTRALRQNAMWVSGISFNTLAEKRLAETELKIRNENTEVIGLGVDTRIKGDPARFRAKTGVDYDFLLYVGRLQREKNVPQLLDYFHSGAGQIKSGLLLAGMGDVRVKDDPSIRLKSLGFVPEQEKIDAYSACLAFVLPSTQESFSIVMMESWLQGRPVIANAACNVAREHIYTCGGGLLYSDAAEFAQAVRKLEQDKAYADELGQKGREYALANFQWENIIARLDKFLNGAPPRPLWERLGEAARRSSYALSEGREGPMTHMLSEIRRNLMGGEVAYETPLLEALANVDEQSHIHPEYREFSDRPVIGPLLSKIRGLMTNHLRKNYLEILESKQTRFNSETVKIIRRLFEDIRKLGG from the coding sequence ATGATCGCAAACGATTCCGAAGGGCCTCTACTTCCGCCAGGCGCCAAACCCCGGGCGGTTATCCTTCTGCCGGAGAAAGACGCTTACCTGGCTGGGATCTATTTCAACCTTCTGGAGCGGGCCGGGTTTTTACCCCGGCTGGCCACGGGGGAAGACAGCCTGGACGGGGACGACCTTACCCTGATGGGGTTTCAGATGGCCGCCGCCAATCCAAAACTGGCGCAATCCATACCCGCCCACCGCCTGTTGATAGATTTCCATTTCAAGAAGGACTACGAGCAGAACCCCACGGCGTATCCGTTCCATCTTCTGGACCATCTGACGGTCATCGTCCACGACCATGAGGCGGAACGGTTCCTGCTCAAAAGCATCCGCGCCATGAACTGCAAAACGGCGTTGTTCCCATATAAATCCCAGGTCAACGCCTGCGCCATCGGCCCGGGGGAACGGAAGATATTCTCACCGGCTGAATTCAAGGGGCACCCGTGGCTTGCCGGAATGGAGGTGGAATACATCTCTCCGCCGTTTCCGCCCATGGCTCCGGCGGGTTCTTTCATTGTGGCGCCGGAGTACGACCCGGCCATATGGCCAACCCTTTTCTGGGGGGCCGAAGGAGGGTTACCTGCGGTTTTGCCCGCTAACGAGTCTTTCTCCTCATGGTTCTTTTACGGCGCCCTGCTTTTCGACCCTTCATCGCAAGAGGATTTCAATTTCAAAACCTCCATGCTCAGCCGCCCTGCCCCTGCCGGAACGAAACCGGAAGGCGTAAAGCGCAAGATAGGCATTGTGGCCCCCCGGCATGGAAGAAACGCTCCCGGCGGCGCCGAAACCCTGGCGGACAACCTGGCCCGCAACCTGCGTACAGCGGGGCACGACGCGGAGATAATCACCACCTGCACCGACAGCATGATCAAATGGAACAACCATCTGTCCGAGGGGCTGTCCAACGATGAAGGGCTTCCCGTCCGCCGGTTCGCCATAGATAAAACGGACCAGACCGGGTTTCACAGCATCGGCCACAAGATAAACAAACGGGAGCCTGTCAGCTGGACCGAGGAAACCGAATGGCTCCGCCTATCCATCCGGTCCCGGGCCATGGAGGCGTACCTTAAGGCCCATGAAGCGGATTACGACCATTTGTTCTTCGTCCCATATTTATATGGGACCGCCTACTGGCCCAGCCAGATAGCGCCGGAGAAAAGCTATCTCATCCCCTGCTATCACCGCGAGGCCCCGGCATACACCCGGGCTTTGCGGCAGAACGCCATGTGGGTGTCGGGCATATCGTTCAACACGCTGGCGGAAAAGAGGCTGGCCGAAACCGAGCTTAAGATAAGAAACGAGAACACGGAAGTTATCGGGCTGGGGGTGGACACGCGGATTAAAGGCGACCCCGCCCGGTTCCGCGCCAAAACCGGGGTGGATTACGATTTCCTTCTGTACGTGGGGCGGCTCCAGCGGGAGAAAAACGTCCCGCAATTACTGGACTATTTCCATTCCGGAGCCGGGCAGATAAAAAGCGGCCTCTTGCTGGCTGGCATGGGGGATGTGAGGGTGAAAGACGACCCGTCCATCCGCCTGAAAAGCCTTGGTTTCGTGCCCGAGCAGGAAAAGATAGACGCTTATTCCGCCTGTCTTGCCTTCGTATTGCCATCCACCCAGGAAAGCTTCTCGATTGTGATGATGGAGTCCTGGCTCCAGGGCCGCCCGGTGATTGCCAACGCCGCGTGCAACGTGGCGCGGGAGCATATTTATACTTGTGGCGGCGGGCTTCTTTATAGCGACGCCGCCGAGTTCGCCCAAGCGGTAAGAAAACTGGAGCAAGACAAAGCCTACGCAGACGAGCTGGGCCAAAAAGGGCGTGAATACGCGCTGGCGAATTTCCAGTGGGAAAACATAATCGCCCGGCTGGACAAATTCCTGAACGGCGCCCCGCCCCGCCCATTATGGGAGCGGCTGGGGGAAGCCGCCCGGAGAAGCTCTTACGCCCTTTCGGAAGGCAGGGAGGGCCCCATGACGCACATGCTGTCGGAGATCAGGCGCAACCTGATGGGGGGCGAGGTGGCTTACGAAACCCCGTTGCTGGAGGCCCTTGCAAACGTAGATGAACAATCCCATATCCACCCTGAATACCGGGAGTTCTCCGACAGGCCGGTAATAGGCCCGCTATTAAGCAAAATACGGGGATTGATGACGAACCACTTGCGGAAGAACTACCTGGAGATACTCGAAAGCAAACAAACGCGGTTCAACAGCGAAACGGTGAAGATAATAAGACGGCTGTTCGAGGATATCAGGAAGCTTGGCGGGTGA